In Thermoanaerobaculales bacterium, one DNA window encodes the following:
- a CDS encoding cell division protein ZapA, producing the protein MTTVRATVEIFGQRLGLRADGDSARLEELARFVDTRMREVAERSSSVDTVKIAVLTALNIADELFHERETDQDVRQERLEEQAERLVTKLEQAMRTGEARE; encoded by the coding sequence ATGACGACCGTTCGGGCCACAGTCGAAATCTTCGGACAGCGACTCGGCCTGCGGGCGGACGGGGACTCGGCGCGTCTCGAGGAGCTGGCGCGCTTCGTGGACACCCGGATGCGCGAGGTCGCCGAGCGAAGCTCCAGCGTGGACACGGTCAAGATCGCGGTCTTGACCGCACTCAACATCGCGGACGAGCTGTTTCACGAGCGTGAAACGGATCAGGATGTCCGGCAAGAGCGGTTGGAAGAGCAAGCAGAAAGGCTCGTTACGAAGCTCGAACAGGCCATGAGAACCGGGGAGGCCCGGGAATGA
- the pheT gene encoding phenylalanine--tRNA ligase subunit beta, which produces MKFDLGWLCELIDRAPDPDTVAERLTACGFLVELRERAADGEVWEIEVTTNRPDAMSHRGLARELAVATGAALRPLTVELTEDAEPAAAVAAVEVAEPKLCSRYVARVVRGVAAVASPGWLQQRLERCGVRPINAAVDVTNYVLLALGQPLHAFDLALLSGRRIVVRRAAPGERLTTLDGEARELDPTMLVIADAERAVALAGIMGGADSEISPGTSDLLIESAHFDPLTVRRAARRLGMHTEASHRFERGCDPEMAATACDVAAAMIATLCGGRVCQGRIDVDARPRTPRTMTFSVAGLARFAGLDIAGADVLRILDGLGFAPRADGDRVVVTAPSHRVDIDRVADLYEEVIRHVGYGAVPARMPVLATSPGHRHPNWELVDRSRDAAVAVGLAEVMTFAFIDPEDDALAGALPLPGGPPLPIANPLARTQSVMRRSLLPGLLAGARGNLNRGERALAIFEHGRVFAAGDDGAPVERERLALALAGLRDGAGVSFAALKGVVEELSDRIGLPQVEWRRGGAPWLDEAEGAVLAVGDAVIGLAGLLAAGPAARWELRQPVYAAELDLGAATGHKPPVRFQPVPRFPSVVADMTVEHPTSLPFAALVGTVRELATGLVETVELQARFSGGALPEDRVRTTLRLVYRHPERSLTQDEVNAAQAELKARLAARHEVSFA; this is translated from the coding sequence ATGAAGTTCGACCTCGGCTGGCTGTGCGAGCTCATCGACCGGGCTCCGGATCCGGACACCGTCGCCGAGCGGCTGACCGCCTGCGGGTTTCTGGTCGAGCTGCGTGAACGGGCCGCCGACGGCGAGGTCTGGGAGATCGAGGTCACCACCAACCGGCCCGACGCCATGAGCCACCGCGGGCTGGCCCGCGAGCTCGCCGTCGCCACCGGCGCCGCCCTGCGACCGCTGACCGTGGAGCTGACCGAGGACGCGGAGCCGGCCGCTGCCGTCGCGGCGGTCGAGGTCGCCGAGCCCAAGCTGTGCTCGAGGTACGTGGCGAGGGTGGTGCGCGGGGTGGCCGCCGTCGCCTCGCCGGGCTGGCTCCAGCAGCGCCTCGAGCGCTGCGGGGTGCGGCCGATCAACGCCGCCGTCGACGTCACCAACTACGTGCTGCTCGCGCTCGGACAGCCGCTGCACGCCTTCGACCTGGCGCTCCTGTCCGGGCGCCGGATCGTGGTGCGCCGCGCCGCTCCCGGGGAGCGGCTGACCACCCTCGACGGCGAGGCGCGGGAGCTCGATCCGACGATGCTCGTGATCGCGGACGCCGAGCGGGCGGTGGCGCTGGCCGGCATCATGGGCGGCGCGGACTCCGAGATCTCCCCCGGCACGTCCGACCTGTTGATCGAGAGCGCCCACTTCGACCCGCTCACCGTGCGCCGCGCCGCCCGCCGGCTCGGCATGCACACCGAGGCCTCGCATCGCTTCGAGCGCGGCTGCGACCCGGAGATGGCCGCGACCGCGTGCGACGTCGCTGCGGCGATGATCGCCACGCTGTGCGGCGGCCGCGTCTGCCAGGGCCGGATCGACGTCGACGCGCGGCCTCGCACGCCGCGCACGATGACGTTCTCGGTGGCCGGGCTGGCGCGCTTCGCCGGCCTCGACATCGCGGGCGCGGACGTGCTGCGGATCCTGGACGGGCTCGGTTTCGCCCCCCGCGCGGACGGCGACCGGGTGGTGGTGACGGCGCCGTCGCACCGCGTCGACATCGACCGCGTCGCCGACCTCTACGAGGAGGTGATCCGCCACGTCGGCTACGGCGCGGTCCCGGCACGGATGCCGGTGCTGGCGACCTCGCCCGGCCACCGCCACCCCAACTGGGAGCTGGTGGACCGCTCACGCGACGCGGCGGTCGCGGTCGGGCTCGCCGAGGTCATGACCTTCGCCTTCATCGATCCCGAGGACGATGCCCTCGCCGGCGCGCTGCCGCTGCCGGGCGGGCCGCCGCTCCCGATCGCCAACCCGCTCGCCCGCACCCAGAGCGTGATGCGGCGGTCGCTGCTGCCGGGCCTGCTCGCCGGCGCCCGCGGCAACCTCAACCGGGGCGAGCGGGCGCTCGCGATCTTCGAGCATGGCAGGGTGTTCGCCGCGGGTGACGACGGGGCGCCGGTCGAGCGCGAGCGGCTGGCGCTCGCCCTGGCCGGCTTGCGCGACGGCGCCGGGGTGTCGTTCGCCGCGCTCAAGGGCGTGGTCGAGGAGCTGTCCGACCGGATCGGCCTGCCGCAGGTCGAGTGGCGGCGCGGCGGCGCCCCGTGGCTCGACGAGGCGGAGGGCGCGGTGCTGGCCGTCGGCGACGCCGTCATCGGCCTTGCCGGGCTGCTGGCCGCCGGCCCGGCCGCCCGCTGGGAGCTCCGGCAGCCGGTCTACGCCGCCGAGCTGGATCTCGGGGCCGCCACCGGGCACAAGCCGCCGGTTCGCTTCCAGCCGGTGCCGCGGTTCCCGTCGGTGGTGGCGGACATGACCGTCGAGCATCCGACCAGCCTCCCCTTCGCGGCGCTCGTCGGCACGGTGCGGGAGCTCGCGACCGGGCTCGTCGAGACGGTCGAGCTGCAGGCCAGGTTCAGCGGCGGCGCGCTGCCGGAGGACCGGGTGCGGACGACCCTGCGGCTGGTCTACCGCCACCCCGAGCGGTCGCTGACCCAGGACGAGGTCAACGCCGCCCAGGCCGAGCTCAAGGCGCGGCTCGCCGCGCGACACGAGGTGAGCTTTGCGTGA